One genomic region from Terriglobus aquaticus encodes:
- a CDS encoding glutamate synthase-related protein, whose protein sequence is MAASFSVRRQADSRVTPSLLDPRFERDSCGVGFVASRSNQPSHEILSKALTALARLAHRGAVAADGKSSDGVGVTAAVPRQLLLDSTGLALDAALPLGVAVCMFPHDSAEADAAMLEHCVTEQGLRVCGWREVPVNPGVLGEIALGSMPVLRHLLVTDESGDAIEATERRLYLARKAYERRFEAGETHGYVASLSARTIVYKSLCLGRTLSEFYPDLADERFTTSFALFHQRYATNTTPAWHRAQPGRMLAHNGEINTVWGNRARMEARYSTLPQECQPILTTDGTDSTSLDETVELLTRNGRNIAEAVRILLPPAVTERRSAFLEYHRDTAEPWDGPAALGFTDGRYVGAALDRNGLRPSRYAFTADGLVVAGSEAGLVDLDPEQVIHSGRLGPGQMLVVDLEAQQVYENKALLDLFDTDPVYAALLDERTIEAQWVDLPPTDIAAVQRAQSNFGYTKEDVRMVLQPMFAEGKDAVWSMGDDTPLAYLARSPRPLYSYFRQRFAQVTNPAIDPLREAIVVSLHTRLGPWSHLLDRHAALPGISLRSPFLSVGKLHALRQGKYPHNDTLRLRELKCVFSKDFSLATGVEALCANAIELVRNGCELLLISDRHASADELPIPMAIAVSVVHHALVKAGLRTHTGIAAEAGDVRDVHHAAVLIGYGAGVVCPWLALETARASAPEGTNPNEPEIRMLKAFDAGLAKIMSKMGISVVDSYRGAYQFDILGLSREVVERCFPQTPAPLGGIGLHDIEDAIRHQWGAQPRVDAKGLADLPDYGWVKFRRADEAEPHAWAPGHVKALQSVVGTARNVPLPANPAEQFRVFSSEMQSNGATTLRDLLEIRPAGPEIAIEKMPAPNAFFSRFAASAMSLGSLSPEAHSTITIAMNMLGGKSNTGEGGEDSDVYRPHPGNRRVPMPGEPAAFVDRPAPKGSEGGVAIAEPMVEAPAVHTHLNNKIKQVASGRFGVTAEYLAHAEEIEIKVAQGAKPGEGGQLPGHKVSGLIARLRHAQQGVPLISPPPHHDIYSIEDLAELIHDLKRVNKRAAVGVKLVSSCGVGTVAAGVAKAYADYIVIAGNTGGTGAAALSSIKYAGNPWELGLAEAQQTLRQNGMRGRVRLRTDGGLSTARDVLIAALLGADEYAFGTAVLVVLGCDMARQCHLNTCPTGIATQRPELRARFRGRPEHVVRFFEQLAADLQQTLARYGLPSLEDAIGRVDLLEQVRHDAGLDLRPMLADVGDGPRRWADVRNDRPERQAALDDAWIEPAVRAATLGEPFRASGHIANRDRAVGARIAGELAVVQAAAESPLPTPDIRIDLEGTAGQSFGAFITPGMHLALEGQANDFVGKGLSGGTISIRARGLAAQDSSGFVILGNVSLYGATGGKLFAAGRAGERFAVRNSGATAVVEGVGDHGCEYMTGGTVVVLGPVGLNFGAGMTGGTAWVNDIDGSLLGKDRFHADFLSPTRFADTSTEAQNNLRQLLEEHQAETGSSCAASLLARWDELAQHFVCFTPVPQA, encoded by the coding sequence ATGGCCGCATCTTTTTCGGTACGCCGTCAGGCTGACTCGCGAGTGACCCCGTCCCTTCTGGACCCGCGTTTTGAGCGCGATTCCTGCGGCGTCGGCTTCGTCGCATCCCGCTCGAACCAGCCCTCCCACGAGATCCTCTCCAAAGCGCTCACCGCGCTAGCGCGCCTGGCGCATCGTGGCGCCGTCGCGGCTGACGGGAAGAGCTCGGACGGCGTTGGCGTGACCGCGGCCGTCCCGCGCCAGCTTCTGCTGGACAGCACCGGACTCGCGCTTGACGCGGCTTTGCCGCTGGGCGTGGCAGTTTGCATGTTTCCGCACGACTCCGCCGAAGCGGACGCCGCCATGCTGGAGCATTGTGTGACGGAGCAGGGCTTGCGGGTGTGCGGCTGGCGTGAGGTCCCCGTCAACCCAGGCGTGCTTGGAGAGATCGCGCTCGGTTCCATGCCGGTGCTGCGCCACCTGCTGGTCACGGACGAGAGCGGCGACGCAATTGAGGCCACCGAGCGGCGCCTATACCTGGCGCGCAAAGCCTATGAGCGGCGCTTTGAGGCCGGTGAAACGCACGGCTACGTAGCGAGCCTTTCCGCGCGAACCATCGTGTACAAATCGCTCTGTCTCGGCCGTACCCTGAGCGAGTTCTACCCCGACCTTGCAGACGAGCGTTTTACGACTTCCTTCGCGCTCTTCCACCAGCGCTACGCCACCAACACCACGCCGGCGTGGCACCGTGCCCAACCCGGCCGCATGCTGGCCCACAACGGCGAGATCAACACCGTTTGGGGTAATCGCGCCCGCATGGAGGCGCGCTACTCCACGTTGCCTCAAGAGTGCCAGCCGATCCTTACCACTGACGGCACTGACTCCACGTCGCTGGACGAAACGGTAGAGCTGCTGACGCGCAACGGCCGCAACATCGCGGAGGCCGTCCGCATTCTCTTGCCGCCTGCCGTAACCGAGCGCCGGAGCGCCTTTCTGGAGTACCATCGCGACACGGCGGAGCCCTGGGATGGTCCTGCCGCACTGGGCTTCACCGACGGCCGCTACGTGGGTGCAGCTCTGGACCGCAATGGTCTGCGGCCAAGCCGTTACGCCTTCACCGCCGATGGCCTGGTCGTCGCCGGTTCTGAGGCGGGCCTGGTCGACCTCGATCCGGAGCAGGTTATTCACAGTGGTCGCCTCGGTCCCGGCCAGATGCTGGTCGTCGATCTCGAGGCGCAGCAGGTGTATGAGAATAAGGCCCTGCTTGATCTGTTCGACACCGACCCCGTATACGCGGCTCTGTTGGATGAGCGGACGATCGAGGCGCAATGGGTCGACCTGCCCCCGACGGACATCGCCGCCGTGCAGCGCGCGCAGTCGAACTTCGGATACACCAAGGAAGACGTCCGCATGGTGCTGCAGCCCATGTTCGCCGAGGGCAAGGACGCCGTGTGGTCCATGGGAGACGATACGCCCCTGGCGTACCTGGCCCGTTCGCCGCGGCCGCTGTACTCGTACTTCCGGCAGCGCTTCGCGCAAGTAACCAATCCCGCCATCGATCCGCTGCGTGAGGCGATCGTGGTTTCGCTGCACACCCGCCTTGGGCCGTGGTCGCACCTGCTGGACCGGCACGCTGCGCTGCCCGGCATCTCGCTCCGGTCGCCGTTTCTTTCGGTCGGCAAGCTGCATGCTCTGCGTCAGGGCAAGTATCCGCACAACGACACACTTCGACTGCGTGAGTTGAAGTGTGTCTTCAGCAAAGATTTCTCGCTAGCCACCGGTGTTGAGGCCCTGTGTGCAAACGCGATCGAGCTTGTTCGGAACGGTTGCGAACTGCTGCTGATCAGCGATCGTCACGCTTCGGCAGACGAACTTCCGATCCCTATGGCGATCGCCGTGTCTGTGGTGCATCACGCTCTGGTGAAGGCCGGCTTGCGCACCCACACGGGCATCGCGGCAGAGGCCGGCGACGTTCGCGATGTGCATCACGCGGCCGTGCTGATCGGCTACGGCGCGGGTGTGGTTTGTCCGTGGCTGGCACTGGAAACCGCCCGCGCCAGCGCACCGGAGGGAACCAACCCCAACGAGCCCGAAATCCGCATGCTGAAGGCGTTCGACGCCGGTCTGGCCAAGATCATGTCCAAGATGGGCATCAGTGTCGTGGACAGTTATCGCGGCGCGTACCAGTTCGACATTCTGGGCCTGAGCCGCGAGGTGGTGGAGCGTTGCTTCCCGCAGACCCCCGCGCCGCTGGGCGGCATCGGCCTGCACGACATCGAAGATGCCATCCGTCATCAGTGGGGCGCACAGCCCCGCGTCGACGCAAAGGGTCTTGCCGACCTGCCCGACTATGGTTGGGTCAAGTTCCGGCGCGCCGACGAAGCCGAGCCGCACGCCTGGGCTCCGGGGCACGTGAAGGCCCTGCAGAGCGTTGTCGGCACCGCTCGCAATGTGCCTCTGCCGGCCAACCCGGCCGAGCAGTTCCGCGTGTTCAGCTCTGAAATGCAGAGCAACGGCGCAACCACGCTGCGCGACCTGCTGGAGATTCGACCGGCCGGTCCAGAGATCGCGATCGAGAAGATGCCGGCGCCGAACGCCTTCTTCTCGCGGTTTGCGGCCAGCGCCATGTCGCTCGGCTCCCTCAGCCCTGAAGCGCACTCGACCATCACGATTGCGATGAACATGCTGGGCGGCAAGTCCAACACGGGCGAGGGCGGGGAAGACTCCGACGTGTATCGGCCTCACCCGGGCAACCGGCGCGTCCCAATGCCTGGAGAGCCCGCCGCGTTTGTCGACAGGCCAGCACCCAAGGGTTCGGAGGGAGGCGTGGCGATTGCAGAGCCGATGGTCGAGGCTCCGGCCGTCCATACGCACCTGAACAACAAGATCAAGCAGGTTGCCAGCGGCCGCTTCGGCGTAACCGCAGAGTACCTCGCGCACGCCGAAGAGATCGAGATCAAGGTGGCGCAAGGTGCCAAGCCCGGAGAAGGCGGACAGCTGCCGGGGCACAAGGTCTCGGGCCTGATCGCGCGGCTTCGCCATGCCCAGCAAGGCGTGCCGCTCATCTCGCCGCCACCGCACCATGACATCTATTCCATCGAAGATCTCGCGGAGCTCATCCACGATCTGAAGCGCGTGAACAAGCGTGCCGCCGTCGGCGTCAAGCTGGTGTCGAGCTGTGGCGTGGGCACGGTTGCGGCCGGCGTGGCCAAGGCCTATGCGGACTACATCGTGATCGCCGGAAACACCGGCGGTACGGGTGCGGCCGCGCTGTCCAGCATCAAGTACGCCGGAAATCCCTGGGAGCTGGGCCTCGCCGAGGCACAGCAGACCCTGCGGCAGAACGGCATGCGCGGCCGCGTGCGGCTGCGTACGGATGGCGGCCTCTCCACAGCCCGCGATGTTCTGATTGCCGCGCTCCTGGGTGCAGACGAGTACGCCTTTGGCACTGCGGTCCTGGTTGTGCTGGGCTGTGACATGGCCCGGCAGTGCCACCTGAACACCTGTCCTACCGGCATCGCAACGCAGCGCCCGGAACTGCGCGCGCGCTTCCGCGGCAGGCCGGAGCACGTGGTGCGCTTCTTTGAGCAGCTCGCCGCGGACCTGCAGCAGACGCTGGCTCGCTACGGCCTCCCCAGCCTGGAGGACGCCATCGGCCGTGTCGATTTGCTGGAGCAGGTGCGGCATGACGCCGGGCTGGACCTCCGGCCGATGCTCGCTGATGTGGGCGACGGTCCAAGGCGCTGGGCCGATGTGCGGAACGACCGTCCCGAACGGCAGGCTGCCCTGGACGACGCATGGATCGAGCCGGCTGTGCGTGCGGCAACCCTGGGCGAGCCGTTCCGGGCCAGCGGACACATCGCCAATCGCGACCGTGCCGTGGGCGCGCGGATCGCCGGCGAGCTTGCGGTGGTGCAGGCAGCGGCGGAGTCTCCGCTCCCCACGCCCGACATTCGCATCGACCTGGAAGGCACCGCCGGACAGTCGTTCGGCGCGTTCATCACGCCGGGCATGCACTTGGCGCTGGAAGGCCAGGCGAACGACTTCGTCGGAAAGGGCCTCAGCGGCGGCACGATCAGCATTCGCGCGCGTGGTCTGGCGGCTCAGGACTCGAGCGGCTTCGTCATCCTGGGCAACGTCTCGCTGTACGGCGCCACCGGTGGCAAGTTGTTCGCCGCGGGTCGTGCGGGTGAGCGCTTTGCCGTGCGGAACAGTGGAGCCACTGCCGTGGTGGAGGGCGTGGGCGACCACGGCTGCGAATACATGACCGGCGGAACCG